GAACATTCACCCGAGTAAACGAATAATCAAGTTGTTTAAAGAACACGTTGTGCAACGGACTGTTTCGGAAGGGGTGGCACACAGTTTGTCGCAGTACGGTTCGGTCATCACAGATGTGGAGAACGGCCCGAATACTGCGATCCGCAGACCGTTACCTACGGAGGGTCTGTCACCTACGGAGAAAGGATTACATCATCCCGGTGAGACTGACAGGATAGGTCCTGCACATCAGTCACGGCTCGATGGCGTGGTACAGGGACCGTCCTCCGGTGCCGATGTTGCTAAACACCGCGGGTTTCCGAAGCTTAAGGTGCTTGGCCAGGTGAACAAAACCTACATCGTATGTGAAGGTACGGACGGATTGTATCTGATAGATCAGCATGCCGCTCATGAACGGATCAATTACGAACGTTATCTGAAGGAATTGAAAGATGGTGCCGTGTCCGTTCAAACGTTGTTGATACCTTCATTGTTCCGACCGTCTCCTAAGGAAAAGGAAGTTATAACATCTAAATCCGATGTGCTCCGGAGGTACGGATACACCGTTGAAGAATACGGTACTAACATGTATGCGTTGAAAACAGTACCTTTAGTGTTCGGTAAATCCTTACCCCTGCAACTGTTTAGAGACGTTCTCGACGAATTGGGTAGGATGAACAGTTCGAAACCTCTATCGGTATCCGACAATTCCATAGACGAAATCGTTGACGATCGGATAGCTACCAGGTCGTGTAGGGCGTCCGTTAAAGCCGGTGATCCGCTCACCTTGCCCGAGATGGAAAGATTGATAGAACAGTTGTCCGAATGCAGCAACCCGTTCACATGCCCGCACGGCAGACCCACTATCATACGGATGGGATGGAGGGAACTTGAGAAAAAGTTCAAGAGACATGAATGATTAATTCTTTAGAAGATAATTCTCAGAG
This window of the Candidatus Micrarchaeota archaeon genome carries:
- the mutL gene encoding DNA mismatch repair endonuclease MutL; translation: MGLIRLLPEDVKEKIAAGEVIERPVSVVKELIENSLDAGSTEIRIYIERGGKRLIRVTDNGRGMDLDDLRKCALRYATSKIGSESDLHRISTLGFRGEALASIAAVGELTVSSRTEVGDHGFEVRYDEHGNPVSERPVSMNRGTSVEVRNLFSRFPARLKFLKSDDTEYGYIFDLVRKYSLVSPEVGFRLFRDGKEVFVSPRGTLLDKINYAFGREVAENVIPLQFDNENIRVTGFVSKVGYTRKTKDYQAVFVNNRLVKSPEIEKAVYTGYGNRLFLNRHPVFVICLNLPSDRLDVNIHPSKRIIKLFKEHVVQRTVSEGVAHSLSQYGSVITDVENGPNTAIRRPLPTEGLSPTEKGLHHPGETDRIGPAHQSRLDGVVQGPSSGADVAKHRGFPKLKVLGQVNKTYIVCEGTDGLYLIDQHAAHERINYERYLKELKDGAVSVQTLLIPSLFRPSPKEKEVITSKSDVLRRYGYTVEEYGTNMYALKTVPLVFGKSLPLQLFRDVLDELGRMNSSKPLSVSDNSIDEIVDDRIATRSCRASVKAGDPLTLPEMERLIEQLSECSNPFTCPHGRPTIIRMGWRELEKKFKRHE